A part of Phoenix dactylifera cultivar Barhee BC4 chromosome 2, palm_55x_up_171113_PBpolish2nd_filt_p, whole genome shotgun sequence genomic DNA contains:
- the LOC103697022 gene encoding MDIS1-interacting receptor like kinase 2-like has translation MLDALLFHTNHLSGSLPQELGNHTNLIYLEISDNNFFGYIPPMICKGGALQNLIAENNYFEGPIPRSLKNCSSLFRVRLEGNKLEGNISEDFGIYPNLDYIDMSYNQLYGQISPSWAHCQNLTCFRISGNLLTGNIPPELGKLLQLEVLDLSSNQLAGEIPRELGAMSLLFNLTLSENKISGIIPSEFGKLSNLEILDLSNNNISSPIPPQLEGCIKLRILNLSKNKFDGIIPSQLGELKRLQDLLDLSHNFFGGEIPSQLASLTYLISLNLSHNNLSGAILSSFGSMLSLSLIDVSYNNLEGPVPRSKLFQNAPAEWFIHNKGLCGVVVNLPSCESTTASTHHSTKNHIILFVFTPILGSLVVLGLSAIIIAALCGRGKPTEKKDTNVIIGDLFSILNFNGRVAYDYTINASENFNEKYCIGSGTYGKVYKVELPMEQMVAVKRLHLVEGVFDEKSFQNEIQALTRIRHRNIIKLHGFCSSSGCKFLIYEYIEKGSLASILRNQETAEELNWERRAHIIKDVTHALSYIHHDCNPSIVHRDISSNNILLDSDFKAYLSDFGTARILKSDLSNWSTLAVTFGYAAPGKSFFPFVLIIVVILFVVYIFLYFALFFYFDVLCI, from the coding sequence ATGCTTGATGCCTTATTGTTCCACACCAATCATTTATCAGGCTCTTTGCCTCAAGAACTGGGTAATCACACCAACCTGATCTACCTAGAGATAAGTGACAACAATTTTTTTGGTTACATTCCTCCAATGATCTGTAAAGGAGGTGCGCTTCAAAATCTTATTGCAGAAAACAACTACTTTGAGGGCCCCATTCcaagaagtttaaaaaattgctctagcttattTAGAGTTCGCCTCGAAGGAAATAAGCTTGAAGGAAATATCTCCGAAGACTTTGGGATATACCCGAATCTAGACTACATTGACATGAGCTACAACCAATTATATGGCCAGATCTCACCAAGTTGGGCACATTGTCAAAATTTGACATGCTTTAGGATTTCAGGAAACCTACTTACTGGGAACATACCCCCTGAATTGGGAAAATTGCTTCAGTTAGAAGTACTGGACCTTTCTTCAAATCAACTTGCAGGAGAAATACCAAGAGAGTTAGGTGCCATGAGCTTGTTGTTCAACTTGACTTTGAGTGAAAACAAAATATCTGGAATAATTCCCTCGGAGTTTGGAAAATTATCCAATCTGGAaattcttgatttatcaaacaaCAACATCAGCAGCCCAATACCACCACAATTAGAGGGTTGTATTAAACTGCGCATCTTGAATTTGAgcaaaaataaatttgatgggATCATTCCGTCTCAACTTGGAGAGTTAAAAAGATTGCAAGATTTACTAGATTTGAGCCATAATTTTTTTGGAGGAGAGATACCATCACAATTGGCAAGTTTGACATATTTAATATCTTTGAACTTGTCCCACAATAATCTGTCAGGTGCCATTCTTTCATCTTTTGGAAGCATGTTGAGTTTGTCATTAATAGATGTATCGTACAATAATTTGGAGGGCCCAGTTCCAAGAAGCAAATTGTTTCAAAATGCTCCAGCAGAGTGGTTTATCCATAACAAGGGTTTATGTGGTGTGGTGGTAAATTTGCCTTCTTGTGAATCAACCACTGCAAGCACTCATCATTCAACTAAAAACCACATTATACTCTTTGTTTTCACTCCTATATTGGGCAGCTTGGTTGTTTTAGGTTTGtctgctatcatcattgctgctCTTTGTGGGAGAGGAAAGCCTACAGAGAAAAAGGATACTAATGTTATTATTGGCGATCTATTTTCGATATTGAATTTTAATGGAAGAGTTGCTTATGACTATACCATCAATGCCTCCGAAAATTTTAATGAGAAATATTGCATCGGGAGTGGAACATATGGGAAAGTTTACAAAGTAGAACTTCCAATGGAACAAATGGTGGCTGTTAAAAGACTTCATCTAGTGGAAGGCGTATTTGATGAGAAAAGTTTCCAGAACGAGATTCAAGCATTAACCAGAATTCGACATCGTAACATTATAAAACTTCATGGGTTTTGCTCCAGTTCAGGTTGTAAATTTCTTATATATGAGTACATTGAAAAGGGAAGTTTAGCTAGCATCCTTCGGAATCAAGAAACAGCAGAGGAATTGAATTGGGAGAGAAGAGCTCATATCATCAAAGATGTGACCCATGCTTTATCATACATACACCATGATTGCAATCCATCCATAGTGCATCGAGACATCTCcagtaataatatattattagacTCTGATTTTAAGGCTTATCTTTCAGACTTTGGCACTGCAAGAATTTTGAAATCTGATTTATCAAATTGGAGCACACTCGCAGTCACATTTGGATATGCCGCCCCAGGTAAGTCATTCTTCCCATTTGTCCTTATTATTGTAGTTATTCTATTTGTTGtatatatattcttatactttgctttatttttctatttcgatgtcttatgcatttga